One Pyrus communis chromosome 13, drPyrComm1.1, whole genome shotgun sequence genomic window carries:
- the LOC137712289 gene encoding uncharacterized protein, which translates to MAGSSSSELRAPIFNGDNYEFWSIRMKTIFKFHRLWDLVEKGLESSNLKKGDESDMKKKEIEESSSAGKMTFTERLMKDAKALDLIQGVVSDEIFLRISHKETSKGHSKDLDVIEVQKVIASLKSFELRLDRHSGNKTERAFSSLNVNPKPIKFSKNQNTKYQKNWKAESKKWDNRSIDGARNPCKHCDKLHFGREDLLVDIDKNMTTKVEMGTRQLVDVTGKGNRVVETKMGKRYIKKVMHVPGLKENLRNVGQMMEHGYFLIIGDNKVEMYDDCSFSNMVAKVPMKGNRSFPMKLQSGIHIAFKASSGYKLKKLRSDKRGDYTSMEFNKFYEDLGMKKQLTTPYTPQQNGVAERKKRTIVEMAKCLMLEKKIPLEF; encoded by the exons ATGGCAGGATCTAGTAGTAGCGAGTTAAGAGCACCGATCTTCAATGGCGATAACTATGAGTTTTGGAGTATAAGGATGAAAACTATTTTCAAGTTTCACAGGTTGTGGGATCTTGTTGAAAAAGGGCTTGAGAGCTCAAATTTGAAGAAGGGTGATGAATCAGatatgaagaagaaagaaatagaagaaTCAAGCAGTGCAGGGAAGATGACTTTCACAGAGAGACTCATGAAGGATGCTAAAGCTCTAGATCTGATTCAGGGAGTAGTCTCAGATGAGATATTCCTCAGAATCTCTCATAAAGAAACCTCAAAAGGT CATTCGAAGGATTTAGATGTGATTGAAGTGCAAAAAGTTATTGCTTCCTTAAAGAGTTTTGAATTAAGGCTAGATAGGCATTCTGGGAACAAAACTGAGAGGGCATTTTCTAGTCTTAATGTAAATCCTAAGCCAATTAAATTCTCTAAGaatcaaaatacaaaatacCAGAAGAATTGGAAGGCAGAAAGCAAAAAGTGGGATAACAGATCCATTGATGGTGCTAGAAATCCTTGCAAGCATTGTgacaagcttcattttg GTAGAGAAGATTTGCTTGTTGATATTGATAAAAATATGACAACAAAGGTTGAGATGGGAACTAGACAGCTTGTTGATGTAACTGGCAAAGGAAATCGAGtagttgaaaccaaaatggGCAAAAGATACATCAAAAAAGTAATGCATGTGCCTGGATTGAAAGAAAATCTTCGTAATGTGGGtcaaatgatggagcatggctacTTCTTGATAATTGGAGACAATAAGGTTGAAATGTATGATGACTGTTCTTTCTCAAATATGGTTGCAAAGGTGCCAATGAAGGGAAATAGAAGTTTTCCAATGAAGCTGCAGTCTGGAATTCATATTGCTTTTAAGGCAAGT AGTGGTTACAAACTGAAGAAGCTTAGAAGTGACAAAAGGGGAGATTACACTTCAATGGAGTTTAACAAGTTCTATGAGGACTTAGGCATGAAGAAACAGCTCACTACTCCATATACACCACAGCAAAATGGTgtagcagaaagaaagaagaggaccaTAGTGGAAATGGCTAAGTGTCTTATGCTGGAGAAGAAGATTCCACTTGAATTTTAG